The Arachidicoccus terrestris genome includes the window CGAAAATAAGCGGTATCGCCAGATGTCCTGCAATTACACACACAATCGCGTTGCCGACCGGCGCATGCATAAATGCATTCCAAATTCCGGCGCAAAAATAATTCACATAGTCTCAACCCTTTTACGAGATGCGGAAAAAGATCAGATCTCCACGAATCATGCGGATCAGTTGGGGCAACCCTCTGATGAATTTTTTGTATCTTGTGTTGACAGTATTTTTAAAAGTAAGCAGCTGATAATGACACAGCAGAAGACAAAAAGAATCTGTCCAAATGGGCATAGCTATTACAAAACCAGTCATTGCCCCGTTTGTCCGGTCTGTGCGGCTGAGCGCAAACCGCCCGAAGATTTTTATGCCGCACTTGCAGCCCCCGCCAGGCGTGCACTATTATCCCATCAGATAAACGATCCGGAGACACTTTCCCAACTAAGCAGGAAAGAAGTGCAGGGCTGGCATGGGATAGGCGATAAGGCAATAGCCCTGCTCGACCAGGCTCTGACAGAAGCAGGCCTTTGCTTTCGATCTCAGTAGCAGAATGATTATTTAGCCTTCAAATCCAATTCCATATGGATATTGGCCCGTTTATAGGGAGAATGGATGCCTGTTACTTTGACAAAGCCCAGTTTATAGTATAGATTGATTGCAGGTGTCAAGCGTGTATTACTCTCCAGATAAAGCTTAGAAGCACCGGCCTCCTTCGCGGCTTTCACAATCGCCTTTCCGAGTAACCAACCGATATGCTTTCCCTGCGCCTCGGGGGAAACAGCCATTTTCGCCATTTCAAAATCATAATCGGTGTCCGTCATTTTAATGAGCGCACAGACCCCAACCGGCTTGCCGTTATACAAGGCTACCAATATTTTCCCACCTTTTTTCAATATCAGTTCCGGATTATCAAGGGCCTTATAATCAGCTTCCTCCATCTCAAAATATTGGTTAATCCATGCTTCGTTCAATGCCCGGAATACAGCCTTATATTTAGGAGTATAGGATATAATCTTCACATCCCGGCTCTCTCGTCTCTTTTTTTGCTCCTTCACACGCAAAAACAGAGACTTTTGCCCCAATAAGAACTCCCATTCGGCTATGGCTTCCCAAAGAGGATAGCTCGCCTCCTTTTCAATATTTTCAATAGCAGCGTCTACATCCTGATACTGCAGATGTATCTTTTGGGATAACTCCTTCCCTTTTGTTGTCAACCCAACAACATTTCTACGCTTATCTGTGGATTTAAGATTGCTCTTAACAAGGCCGGACCTGGCCATTTCTTTCACTATTTTCGTAACCGATGGCTGAGAATGGCCAATTTGCTGAGCGATCTCCGTTATCGTCATTGATGCATTATCAGAGAGCACAAAGAAAACAGGAAACCACTTAGGTGTCAGTTCTATATTGTATAATCCATATAGCAATGCTGAGTCATCGGTTATCTTAGAGGTCAGCAACCTGAGGCGGCTCCCGATAGCCATCTTACCTGTTTTTTCAAACAATTTCATTATTGTATATTTAATTATATAACTGGTTATGCAAATATAGATATTTTTCCCTGATCCCCGGATTTCTTTTTTCTATTTAAATTCACAACAACCTGATTCTATAAAAACTGTTGTGGGTAGGTATTTATTTTCAGCCACTTTGAGCAAGGAATAACAAAGAAAAATATGGCAATCTGCCCTTTTGCACTTAACTTAGAAGAGTCAACAGTCCATACTGGTGGCGCGGCCACTTGCCGGTGTATTGCTTTTATTGACAATATTTTAAGTCCTTAAGGCAAGCGAAAGAAAATGACGTAGCAGTGCATGGTGTCGACACCTGGCCTATTAAGACAGCTTTTAACCGATTCTTTATATGAGCAAGGGCACATTTTTAAAACGCGGTTTACCGGTCTCCATCTCTCTTAGTCCGACACTGGAAGCAGAGAACATGAAACCCAAAATCCCGCAGAGCAAAAAAAGACTGATCACCGTTTCTCTGATGGCCATTTCTGTAGCCATCCTGATCAGTTTTATTGCCAAATTCCTGATGTTTATTATTGGATTTATTACCCAGCTTTCTTTTTACGGCAAGGTAGCCATGACCACTGAAGCCAATCCTTCGCTCAATCACCTCGGCATCTGGGTTATTTTCATTCCGGCCATTGGCGGGCTTGTTGTGGGATTTATGGCACTGTATGGCTCCCAGGCCATCAGAGGGCATGGTATACCAGAGGCGATGGAACAGATCCTGACCAATAAGAGTAAGATCAAACCTACCATTGTATACCTAAAACCCATTTCTTCCGCAATAGCGATCGGTACAGGCGGCCCGTTCGGTGCAGAGGGCCCGATTATTGCCACGGGGGGCGCTTTGGGCTCTACCCTTGGCCAGATATTAAAGATATCCAACAATGAACGTAAAATCCTGCTCGCAGCCGGTGCCGCCGCTGGTATGGCAACGATATTTGGCAGTCCTGTTTCTTCTATTTTTCTGGCGATTGAATTACTCTTATTTGAATTTTCTCCCAGGTCTATCATTCCGGTAGCGCTGGCCTGTATAACCGGTGCCGCGGGGCATCATCTGTTTTTTGGTCAGGGACCGGTATTCCCCATGGAAAGCCTGGTGTCCATGCCGGGTAATACCGCTCTTTTATGGTACAGCATCATGGGTGTCATTTTAGGGTTCGTGTCTATTTTGGCAACCAAATCCGTTTTCTGGATCGAGGATCTTTTTGCCAAGATACCCATTAGCTGGTTTTGGTACCCCGCTATCGGTGGTCTGATAGCAGGTGTCATCGGATATTTCGCGCCGCGGACACTGGGCGTAGGCTATTTCAATATTACGGACATTCTAACCGGTAGCCTGCCGATCACCTTATTATTATCGCTATCGATTCTAAAATTTCTCTCCTGGACCATTGCACTGGGAAGCGGTACATCCGGAGGTACACTAGCCCCCTTACTCACCATTGGCGGTGCCGCCGGACTCCTGTTTGGAATGGCGATCAGCTATTACTTCCCCAATAGCGGCATCAACCTGCCGCTGGCAGCACTCATCGGCATGTCAGCGCTATTTGCCGGCGCATCCAGAGCGTTGTTAACTTCTATCATATTTGCAATCGAAAGTACGGGGCAGTCCAATGCCCTGCTCCCCTTACTAGCAGCCTGCTCTGCCGCTTATTTCGTATCTTTCTTTTTTATGAAGT containing:
- a CDS encoding chloride channel protein yields the protein MSKGTFLKRGLPVSISLSPTLEAENMKPKIPQSKKRLITVSLMAISVAILISFIAKFLMFIIGFITQLSFYGKVAMTTEANPSLNHLGIWVIFIPAIGGLVVGFMALYGSQAIRGHGIPEAMEQILTNKSKIKPTIVYLKPISSAIAIGTGGPFGAEGPIIATGGALGSTLGQILKISNNERKILLAAGAAAGMATIFGSPVSSIFLAIELLLFEFSPRSIIPVALACITGAAGHHLFFGQGPVFPMESLVSMPGNTALLWYSIMGVILGFVSILATKSVFWIEDLFAKIPISWFWYPAIGGLIAGVIGYFAPRTLGVGYFNITDILTGSLPITLLLSLSILKFLSWTIALGSGTSGGTLAPLLTIGGAAGLLFGMAISYYFPNSGINLPLAALIGMSALFAGASRALLTSIIFAIESTGQSNALLPLLAACSAAYFVSFFFMKYTIMTEKIARKGVKIPESYEPDILEKILVAQVTKSNTMVVHASDKINTVKDLILRDNQHLNYFMVRSEDGEFIGYLSVMDLFGNHSDNQEVGSLITEKNEVFIQDSDNLLTALKLLLKKDKEAIPVKNSKGKYIGLLTYKDILSAYQISQGEFIKTTPSISLKRRGLRILARGNHFIQERKQRHP
- a CDS encoding helix-hairpin-helix domain-containing protein, which encodes MAKSLSPWTENKRYRQMSCNYTHNRVADRRMHKCIPNSGAKIIHIVSTLLRDAEKDQISTNHADQLGQPSDEFFVSCVDSIFKSKQLIMTQQKTKRICPNGHSYYKTSHCPVCPVCAAERKPPEDFYAALAAPARRALLSHQINDPETLSQLSRKEVQGWHGIGDKAIALLDQALTEAGLCFRSQ
- a CDS encoding bifunctional helix-turn-helix transcriptional regulator/GNAT family N-acetyltransferase, whose product is MKLFEKTGKMAIGSRLRLLTSKITDDSALLYGLYNIELTPKWFPVFFVLSDNASMTITEIAQQIGHSQPSVTKIVKEMARSGLVKSNLKSTDKRRNVVGLTTKGKELSQKIHLQYQDVDAAIENIEKEASYPLWEAIAEWEFLLGQKSLFLRVKEQKKRRESRDVKIISYTPKYKAVFRALNEAWINQYFEMEEADYKALDNPELILKKGGKILVALYNGKPVGVCALIKMTDTDYDFEMAKMAVSPEAQGKHIGWLLGKAIVKAAKEAGASKLYLESNTRLTPAINLYYKLGFVKVTGIHSPYKRANIHMELDLKAK